The Deltaproteobacteria bacterium genome segment ACTGCGTTATTTCAACGTCCAGATCCGGGTAGGCGATGGAACTCTGGGATGGCCGGAGGAAAAACCTTTTGATGCCATTATTGTCACGGCTGGAGCGCCCTCAATACCCCAACCGTTGATCAACCAATTAGCCGAAGGCGGGCGTTTGGTAATTCCGGTGGGGGACCAGTTTTCTCAGACCCTGACCCGGGTAATCAAAACTCCAAAGGGGTTGAAATTCGATTATTATGGGGGCTGCCGCTTCGTCCGACTGGTCGGCCGTTTTGGTTGGCCGGAGGAGAAAGACCAAACCTCGAAGGGATTCCCTTGGACCGGCTCCGGGTAAACCGCTCCTGGTTGCTACTGGGTAGCTGAGGACAGGGTGGTCTCACTGGCGGCCGGTTTGCTGAAATAGGTCGCCAGCACTTGTCGGGCTACCGGCGCAGCTGCCGAACCGCCATGCCCGCCATGCTCAATAATAACCGCGAGGGCGATTTCGCTGTTCTCCACCGGGGCAAAACAGACAAACCAGGCATGATCTTGCGTCTTACGCCCCCCTCTGCCCCACCGTTCCTTACCCTTGGCTACTACCTGGGCGGTCCCGGTCTTGCCGCCGACCTCCACCATGGGTATCCGGGCGGCGCGGCCGGTGCCCCCGGGTTCGTGAACCACTCCGCGCAGACCCCGTCGCACCAGGGCAATGGTCTGGGGAGCAGCTTCCAGCCTTGAGGCCACCTGCGGTCGGGATCGAAAGATGACCTCCCCGTCCGGGCTTTCGATGCGGTCTACCAATTGGGGCACATGGATAATGCCACCGTTGGCAATCGCCGCAACCACGCGGGCCATCTGCAGCGGTGTCACCAGGTTATAGCCCTGGCCGATGGCGACGGATAGGGTTTCGCCTTCATGCCAGGATTGATTGAACCGACGTTTTTTCCAGGCCGTGGAGGCTACCAGGCCCCCTTTCTCATGGTCTAAATTGAGACCCGTGGGTTGGCCCAAACCAAAGCGCCGACTCCATTTGGCAATCCGATCGATCCCCAACCTCAGGCCGGTTTTATAAAAAAATACATCACAGGACTGGACCAGGGCCTTATGAAGATTCATACTTCCGTGACCTCCGCGCCGCCAGCAATGAAACACGTGGTTGCCAAAAGGCAAGGCCCCGCAACAGTAAAAGGTGGTCTGGGGGGTAATGACTTTTTCCTCCAGGGCAGCCACTGCCATGATAATCTTAAAGGTCGAGCCCGGGGGATATTGTCCTCTCAGAGCCCGATTTTCCAGAGGATGTTCTTTATCCCTGACTATTTGTTGCCAGTATGGGACAGTAATGCCTTTTTCAAAGACTTTCTGATCAAAGCTAGGAGATGAAGCCAGGGCCAGAATCTTTCCATTCCGCGGATCCAGAGCTACAACCGCCCCGGTTTTGCCTTCTAAAGCGGTTTCGGCCGCCTGCTGCAGCCGGGCATCGATGGTCAGGTAGACATTGTCGCCTGGGGTCGACGGGGTTGAGCTGAGCAGGCGCAGCTCTCTTCCCAAGGCATCCACCTCAACCTGCCGGCTCCCCCGGTAGCCGCTTAAATAATTTTCCAGGGCCAACTCAATGCCGCGGCGGCCAATGTAGTCCCCCATTTTGTTGTTAGAGAATTTGGGGCTTTTTAATTGGCTTTCGGTAATTTCTCCTAAATAGCCGATCAGATGACAGGCCAACCCATCGTTACGATATTCCCGTTGGGGCCGGATCTGGATCAAAACCCCAGGTAATTCATAGCGGTAGGTTTCAATCAGGGCCATTTCTTCCCAGGAGAGATCACCTCGCACCCGAATCATCCGGAGGGCATTATCTTTCCGGGCCGCGACGACTTTCTCCTCTAACTCCTGTGGATTTAAGCCCAACAGAGCATCCAGGCGGTAGGCCAGTTGCGGCAGGTCCTGAACATCTTCCGGAACCAGCATTAGATCAAAGGCAGGGCGATTTTCAACTAAGATTTCCTTTTGCCGATCAAAAATCATCCCCCGCCAGGGGGGAAGGTCCCGGGTGCGGATGCGGTTGTGTTCTGATTTATCCCGGAGTTCATAGCCCTTGATTAATTGCAGGTACCAAAGGCGGATAGTCAAAAGGCCAAACAGGGTCAGGGCCATAATCGCAAAGATAAACAAGCTATGTCGGATCTTTTCCTGAAGCTCGGGCAACATCTGTACCCGACCTCTGAGGTTTCGGCGCAGGTCTTTATAATTATTAGATATTTTATTCTTGCCCATCCCCATACAGATCTTTTGCCATCCTTAATCGGGAATCATGGCTCAGTCCAGTTTTTCGGTCCCAGAGAGGGCTGATTTATAGTGAAGGAAATATCGCCCGGCGGTTTTATCCAGCCAATCAAGGACCAAGAAGCCGGGCGGTGCCAGCAAGGCCGTGGCCCCGGCCCGTTCTAGGTGAAATTGCACTATCTTAACATCAAATACTCCCGCCGGATACAAAAGGTCCAAGATGCCCGATTGTAACAGTCCCTGCACCCCTAAAGTCAGCCCCACCGCTAAAATCTGGGGCACGATATATTGCAAGTTCAATTGACGCCGTAAAACTCGGGCCAGCGACACTACCACCAGATAGAGCCCGGACTGCAGTCCCAAGGGGGCATAAGAATAGCAATCCACCACCAGTCCTAATAAAAAGGCCAGAAAAATAGCAGTATATACAAAGGGACGGGACCCTTCATAAAAAACCAGCAAACTCAGCAGATCCAACCGGTTCTGATTTAAGGGCAAAACCAGTATTTGGAAAAAAAACAGACCCACCCCTAGGCTTAAATGCAAGATCACCCGAACCATGAGCTTTTTATCTCTGTAGTCTGGGAGTAACGGCGGTGACTACCAGCACCTCCTCCAGATTGGCGAAGTCGACCATCGGCGTGACCTCGATTTCCTGGAAGATCCCGGTCTTTTTTTTATCTGTCTTGGTTACTTGGCCTAAGGCCATTCCCGGCGGATAAATGCCTCCCAGTCCGGAGGCCAGGATGAGGTCGCCGATCTGGATATCGGCATTTTTGGGAATGTACTGCAGATAACAACGGTTACCACCCTTGCCTTCCAGAATCCCCCGCATGCGATTGCGCTGCACCATGGCGTCTATGGCACTGTTGCGGTCCAGAAGGAACATGACCTTGGCATAATGGGGATAGCTCTCAATTACCCGGCCGACAATCCCCCCGGCGGCTAAGACCGGCATTCCCCACTGCACGCCCTCAGCCTCACCCTGGTCGATAATGGCGCATTTGAACCAGACTGAGGGATCATAGCTGATGACCCGGGCCCCGGTGATGGGGACCGCCATCTGCCTCTTCAGTCCCAACAGCCGTTCGAGACGTTCCTGGGCCAGCAGGGCCTCCTGATAACGGATCTGATTCTGGGCCATCTCCTGGAGCTGCTGCTTCAGGGATTGGTTTTCTTGTTGGACTCCGACCAGGTAGAAGTAACCGGTCCACACCTTTTCCACCGAACGTCCCAAGATAGTCAGACCTTTCAGGATGGGCGCGGTCAGACCGATGACAATGGTCTCCATCGGCCGTAAAGGATGGGGATACCTCAGGCTGGAAGTGATGAGGATAAAGATCAATAAGAAAAAAATGGTAAAGACAATAGGAACTCGGAAGCGTCGCCAGAGTTGCACACCGAAAGCCTTAACTCACCATTACTTCTCGCAAAATAGTCAGATTATCCAGGGCCATACCCGAACCCAGGGCTACGGTCGAGAGGGGATCCTCGGTTATCTTGATGGGCAGCCCGGTCTCTTCGTGCAACAAGTGATCCAGGTGTTTCAATAAGGCCCCGCCACCGGTGAGATAGATGCCTTTATCGACAATGTCCGCGGATAGTTCGGGCGGAGTCTGTTCCAGGGCGGTTTTTACAGTGTCCACGATGGTATCAATCTGTTCTTGAACAGCCTGACGCACTTCGTCGGAATTAATCGACAAAATCTTGGGAATGCCGGTCACTAGGTCTCGACCTTTAATCTCGATGGTCTCCCTTTCATCTACGGGATAGGCATTGCCTACGGTGGTTTTGACAATCTCGGCGGTCCGTTCTCCGATCAGCAGATTATATTTGCGTTTGACATACTGCAAGATCGACTCGTCCATCTTGTTGCCCCCGACCCGGACTGATTTGGAATAGACGATCCCGGCCAGCGAGATCACCGCCACCTCGGTGGTGCCGCCCCCGATGTCGACGACCATATTACAGACCGGCTCGGTAATCGGCAGGCCGGCGCCGATGGCCGCGGCCATGGGTTCTTCAATCAGGTAAACCTCGCGGGCCCCGGCTGATTCCGCAGATTCGCGCACCGCCCGCTTCTCTACCGGAGTTATGCCGGAGGGGACGCTGATAATGATGCGCGGCCGGACTAGGGCGCGACGGTTATGCACTTTTTGAATAAAGTGGCGCAACATGGCCTCGGTAATCTCGAAGTCAGCAATTACCCCGTCCATCATGGGGCGAATCGCTACAATATTGCCCGGCGTCCGTCCCAACATCATTTTGGCCTCACGGCCCACGGCCAGCACCCGGTTGCGATCCCGGGCATTGTTTCGTACTGCCACCACCGAGGGCTCACTTAAGACAATGCCTTTGCCCTTGACATAAACTAAGGTATTGGCAGTGCCTAAATCAATGGCCAGATCATTGGAGAACCATCCCATGATAGGATCTAAAAACATAAGTAACCCCTTAAATAGAAACTAATTGTTCCCTTGCTCGGGTAACTCTGAAATGGTTCCCCAGGCCTTCAGGTCCAGAGTCAAGCGAGCAATGCTTATTTCCTTGATTAAGTCTAAAGCTTTTCAGCTCTTGAGCATGGTGGGACTGACCTACTTAAACAGGCCTGACCCGATCAGGCCTGTTGAGCAACTCCGCTAGCCTGACCCGATAAGACCCGATCACCTGATACCGGGAGTTCCAGACTGATTCACGCCGACCTCGCGTGAGTACTTATTTTGCCATGTTGAAAAAAAAATTCAACCTTAAAATAGTAAGTAATAAAATGGAAAATCACCCTGCGGCGGAGCAATTTTGTTGTCAGCACCTTGACAAAATCCTGAAATAATGTTTTAAAAATAAATTTAATCAGTTAACTCTATCCCAGAAGGATTATCGATGTGAAACGGACCTATCAACCCAGCAATTTGAAACGGGCCCGAACCCATGGGTTCTTGAGCCGAATGAAAACCCGGGGAGGCCAGCAAGTCTTAAAAAGACGACGGGCCAAAGGTAGAAAACGACTGGCGGTGTAAACCTGAGAGCTTGTCTGGAACATCTTCCCTTACAATTTTCGGCGGGCGGGAAAAAATCGCCCGAAATACTACTTTGAAGGGCACGGCAAGTTTTCGAAAAGCAGATCGTCTGGTCAATAAAGCCGATTTCGAGCGGTCCAAAACTTTCGGGCAACGCTATCATACTCCCAACTTTCTGGTCTCCATAGTTCCCAATCAAGTGGGGCGACCGCGATTGGGCATGGTAGTGAGCAAACGGATAGGCAGGGCAGTTAAACGGAACCGGGTTAAGCGTCTGCTGCGGGAATTTTTTCGATTAAATAAAGGGAATTTGCCCCTTAAGGATATAGTCATTATTGCTAAAAAAGGTGCCCCTGACCTTACCTTGGCAGAGGTAACGGCTGAATTGCAGCGCCTCCTGCGGCCCGGTCGCGAGGCCAGAGCTAATGGCTAACTTGTTGATTATCCTGATCAGGGCCTATCAGGTAGTTATTTCCCCATTATTTCCCCGTGCCTGCCGTTTTGTCCCCAGTTGTTCCGAATATGCTTGCCAGGCCTTGGGGCGATATGGCCTCTTCAGGGGTCTGGCCCTGACCTTAAAAAGAATAATCAAATGCCACCCCTATCATCCGGGCGGATGGGACCCGCTCCCTTAGTGTCTGTGGCCTTGGTGATTTTCTGGAGAGCTAAATGGAAAAACGGCTGATAATTGCTGTTACCCTCAGTGTGTTAATTTTTTTAGTTTTTGGTTATCTGCAGGAGAGATTTGCGCCGACGCCGCCCCCTGAGGAGGCTAAGCCCGTGGCCTCGACTCCCGCTCCGACTCCGGCTCCCCCTCCCAGCCAGGTAATTGAGCCCTCCCCGGCTCCGGAAATTCCTCCGCTGGCACCGGCCACGGCTGAACCGCCCCGGGACATCATGGTGGACACCCCCCTCTACCATGCGGTCTTTACCGAACCAGGGGCCCGGCTGAAGAGTTTTAAATTGAAAAAATACCGGGAAGAACTACCCATTACTACTATTGCGGGCTTTGACCTGTGGTGGTTCAATTTTGAGATTCAAAAATACCAACCGGCAAGCGAACAACATACTGTCCCTAAAGAGTTGATTGAGATCAGCGACCCGGCCCAGTTGCCCCTGGCGGTTAGCTGGGAAAGCAGCACTACCCCGGCGCTGACTGCGGTCCCTTATCGGGCTAGTCAAAAAAGCCTGACTATAGATTCTCAGGGTAAAGGGAGCCTGACTTTTACCCAGGTGCGCCCTGATGGTCTGATATTGATCAAAACCCTGACCTTTAGAGGCGATACTTATCAGATCGGTCTAAACCTGACCGTGCAAAACCAAAGCCGCCAACCCTCGGCCGGCAATCTGAATCTCTCCCTCACCGCTGATTATGCCAAACCAGAGGTTGGCAGGTACAGCTTCCAGGGCTTTGTGGGCTTTATTAATGGAAGCCGGCAAGAAGTCAAAAGCAGCAAGCTTGAAGAACTCAAAACCTTCACTGGCCAGATCGATTGGGCCAGCCTGGAAGATAACTATTTCATGAAGGCCGTGGTGCCGGGCGCTGGATACGAATCGATCCTGACTTTACAGGAAACATCTTCCAAAATCATGACCGCGACTTTAAAAACGGCCATGAATGCCATTCCGCCCGGTCAACAGGCGACCATCCCCTATGCCTTATATTTTGGGCCCAAGGAGTTAAGCATCTTAAAATCCCTGGGGCTGGGACTGGAGCAAGCCGTAAATTTTGGCTGGTTTAATATCCTGGCCATGCCCCTGCTTTATGTGCTTAATTTCTTTTATCGTTACCTGCATAATTATGGAGTGGCGATTATTCTTTTGACCGCCCTGATCCGGATCTTATTCATTTATCCTAACCATAAAAGTTACAAATCTATGCAGGCCATGCAGAAACTGCAACCCAAAATTGCCAAGCTACGGGAAAAATATAAAGATGACCGGGAGACCATGAATAAGGAATTAATGGGCCTGTATAAGACCTATAAGGTCAACCCGGCCAGTGGTTGCTTACCGATGTTGTTACAACTGCCAGTGTTTATCGCCCTTTATAATATCCTGGGATATGCTATTGAAATGCGCCACGCGCCGTTTATCCCCACTCTGCCTTTTACTGAGATCGTCTGGCTGGCAGATTTATCGGTTCGGGACCCCCTGCTCATCACCCCCGTGGTGATGGGGGTGACCATGTTCATCCAGCAAAAGATGTCGCCAGCCCCGGGGGATCCAACCCAGGCCAAATTGATGTTGATGATGCCCGTAATCTTTACCGTGATGTTTTTAAATTTCTCTTCTGGGCTGGTGTTGTACTGGCTGGCTAATAACGTCCTATCCATTATCCAGCAACATTTTACTAACAAATACCTTTCGTAAGGCTTGGTGGAGGTCTTTTAATGAACTTTTTGGAATTTGAAGGGAAAACTGCCCAGGAAGCCATCGACCATGCCTGTGGCCATTTTCAGGTCCCCCAAGATAAACTGGAAATTGAGATCATTTCTCTCGGCTCGGCTGGAATCTTTGGCCTGATCGGCGGTAGAAAAGTAAAAATTCGCGCCGCCCTCAAAACAGAGGAAGAACCATCGTTGTTGCCTCAGGCCCAAGAAATTCTGGACCAACTCCTCCAAAAAATGAACGAACATTGCACGATTAACGGCATCCAAGAGAACGACCAGATTAAGCTCTACATTGAATGCGAAGACCCCGGTCTGCTGATCGGCAAACAGGGCCAGACGCTGGAGGCCATTCAGTATCTGGTTACCAAGATATTGGCCAAACAGACTAAAAAGAAACCCAAGGTGGTCATTGATATCGAATCTTACCGGGAGCGCCACCGACAGGCTCTGGTTGATATGGCGCTAAAATACGGGGATAAGGTTAAACGGATCGGCAAACCCTTGACCTTAAGTCCGATGAACGCTCATGACCGCCGCATCATCCATCTTACCCTGCAACCCGATAAAGAGTTAAAGACCAAAAGCCGCGGCGAAGGCCTGTACAAAAAGATCATCATCTATCCAGCCAAGAAGAAGGGGGAGCAGGAAGCAGTAGTCGAGGCGACGTGAACCGGCATCCTGATCTCGGGATAAGCTCCACCCACGACACTATCGTGGCGATTTCCACGCCTCTGGGAGAAGCGGGCATCGGTATTGTCCGGTTGAGTGGCCCTCAGGCCCACACCATTGCCCAAAAGCTGTTTCGGCCGTATCAAGTAAAAACCGCATCTTTTAACTCTCATCATCTGGTTTTAGGGCAGATTATCGATCCCACCCAGGGCGAAGCAGTAGATGAGGTGTTGTTGTCCTTGATGCGTGCTCCACATAGCTATACCCGGGAAGACGTGATCGAAATCAACTGCCATTCCGGCTATGGGGTTTTATCTAGGATTTTGCAGCTCACCCTGGAGCAGGGCGCCCGGCTGGCCGCCCCGGGAGAATTTACCCAACGGGCCTTCCTTTCCGGTCGTATTGATCTCACCCAGGCGGAGGCCGTTCTGGAGGTCATCCAGGCCCGGACCGCAGCCAGCTTGCGGCTGGCCGCGCGCCATCTGAGCGGCAGCCTGGGAGGCAAAATCAGGGAACTGAGGGACCGCTTAACCGAAGTTCTGGCCCGGGTCGAAGCCGCCATCGATTTTTCGGAAGACACCCCGGAGCTGTCTCCCTCCGCGGTGCTGGCCGAGTTGGAGCAGCTGGCGACGCAGTTGCAGACTTTGCAGGCATCCTATGCCCAGGGCAGGCTGTACCGGGAAGGACTGGACGTGGTCATCGTCGGTCGCCCCAATGTTGGCAAATCCAGCCTGTTGAACCGGCTGGTCCAGGAAGAGCGGGTGATTGTCACTGAAATCCCCGGCACCACCCGGGATGTGATCGAGGAGACCCTGTCCATCCACGGGTTGCCGGTCCGGCTCAGTGATACCGCCGGGTTGCGGCAAGCCCGGGATCGGGTCGAGGAACTGGGGATTCAGCGCACCCAGGAGCGACTGGCCCGGGCTGATCTGATCATCTATCTGATTGATGTCAGTCAACCCCTGGATCCAGAAGATGAGGGTCAACTAGCGGCGCTGGCGGGGCGCTCGCTACTCTTGGTATTGAATAAATGCGACCTGGTGCCGGCCCTGACCGTGGCGGAGCTCCGTAATCGCTGGACTTTTCCCATCTACACCATTTCCGCCCTGACCGGCCAGGGCCTGGCCGCATTGACCGAGGCCATTTTTCAGACCGCCATGGGCAACGGTTTGAACCTGAACGGCGAGATCGTTACCCAGGCCCGACATCGACAAATCCTGGCAGATTGTCTGAGATTCCTGGACCAGGGCCAGACTATTTTAGAGACCGGGCAACCCCTGGAATTGCTGGCCCTGGACCTGCAGGAAGCCGTTCGTAAGCTGGCCGAAATCCTGGGGGAAGAGATCGGCGAGGAGGTCCTGGATCGCATCTTTGCCCAGTTCTGCCTGGGGAAATAGGAAACGTCATGGGCCAACATTCCGCCGACGTCTGGGAATGGCAACGCTTGCTGCGCTCCGGGGCCCGGGAATTGGGGCTGGAGCTAACTCCGGAAACTATCCAAAAATTTTTACAATATCTGGCCGAACTCCAGAAATGGAATGCCCGGGTGAATCTGACCGCCCTCAATACTGCGCCTGAAATTATTCATAAGCACTTTCTCGATTCCCTGGCCCTGGCGCGCTGGGTCCGAGATCTCTCCAGCCTGGTGGACTTGGGCACCGGTGCGGGGTTTCCGGGTCTACCCCTGAAACTGGCCTTTCCGGCCCTGGAGTTGACCCTGGTGGAGGCTAAA includes the following:
- the mrdA gene encoding penicillin-binding protein 2, yielding MLPELQEKIRHSLFIFAIMALTLFGLLTIRLWYLQLIKGYELRDKSEHNRIRTRDLPPWRGMIFDRQKEILVENRPAFDLMLVPEDVQDLPQLAYRLDALLGLNPQELEEKVVAARKDNALRMIRVRGDLSWEEMALIETYRYELPGVLIQIRPQREYRNDGLACHLIGYLGEITESQLKSPKFSNNKMGDYIGRRGIELALENYLSGYRGSRQVEVDALGRELRLLSSTPSTPGDNVYLTIDARLQQAAETALEGKTGAVVALDPRNGKILALASSPSFDQKVFEKGITVPYWQQIVRDKEHPLENRALRGQYPPGSTFKIIMAVAALEEKVITPQTTFYCCGALPFGNHVFHCWRRGGHGSMNLHKALVQSCDVFFYKTGLRLGIDRIAKWSRRFGLGQPTGLNLDHEKGGLVASTAWKKRRFNQSWHEGETLSVAIGQGYNLVTPLQMARVVAAIANGGIIHVPQLVDRIESPDGEVIFRSRPQVASRLEAAPQTIALVRRGLRGVVHEPGGTGRAARIPMVEVGGKTGTAQVVAKGKERWGRGGRKTQDHAWFVCFAPVENSEIALAVIIEHGGHGGSAAAPVARQVLATYFSKPAASETTLSSATQ
- the mreC gene encoding rod shape-determining protein MreC, translating into MQLWRRFRVPIVFTIFFLLIFILITSSLRYPHPLRPMETIVIGLTAPILKGLTILGRSVEKVWTGYFYLVGVQQENQSLKQQLQEMAQNQIRYQEALLAQERLERLLGLKRQMAVPITGARVISYDPSVWFKCAIIDQGEAEGVQWGMPVLAAGGIVGRVIESYPHYAKVMFLLDRNSAIDAMVQRNRMRGILEGKGGNRCYLQYIPKNADIQIGDLILASGLGGIYPPGMALGQVTKTDKKKTGIFQEIEVTPMVDFANLEEVLVVTAVTPRLQR
- a CDS encoding rod shape-determining protein, with the translated sequence MFLDPIMGWFSNDLAIDLGTANTLVYVKGKGIVLSEPSVVAVRNNARDRNRVLAVGREAKMMLGRTPGNIVAIRPMMDGVIADFEITEAMLRHFIQKVHNRRALVRPRIIISVPSGITPVEKRAVRESAESAGAREVYLIEEPMAAAIGAGLPITEPVCNMVVDIGGGTTEVAVISLAGIVYSKSVRVGGNKMDESILQYVKRKYNLLIGERTAEIVKTTVGNAYPVDERETIEIKGRDLVTGIPKILSINSDEVRQAVQEQIDTIVDTVKTALEQTPPELSADIVDKGIYLTGGGALLKHLDHLLHEETGLPIKITEDPLSTVALGSGMALDNLTILREVMVS
- the rpmH gene encoding 50S ribosomal protein L34, which encodes MKRTYQPSNLKRARTHGFLSRMKTRGGQQVLKRRRAKGRKRLAV
- the rnpA gene encoding ribonuclease P protein component, translating into MSGTSSLTIFGGREKIARNTTLKGTASFRKADRLVNKADFERSKTFGQRYHTPNFLVSIVPNQVGRPRLGMVVSKRIGRAVKRNRVKRLLREFFRLNKGNLPLKDIVIIAKKGAPDLTLAEVTAELQRLLRPGREARANG
- the yidD gene encoding membrane protein insertion efficiency factor YidD is translated as MANLLIILIRAYQVVISPLFPRACRFVPSCSEYACQALGRYGLFRGLALTLKRIIKCHPYHPGGWDPLP
- the yidC gene encoding membrane protein insertase YidC, with translation MEKRLIIAVTLSVLIFLVFGYLQERFAPTPPPEEAKPVASTPAPTPAPPPSQVIEPSPAPEIPPLAPATAEPPRDIMVDTPLYHAVFTEPGARLKSFKLKKYREELPITTIAGFDLWWFNFEIQKYQPASEQHTVPKELIEISDPAQLPLAVSWESSTTPALTAVPYRASQKSLTIDSQGKGSLTFTQVRPDGLILIKTLTFRGDTYQIGLNLTVQNQSRQPSAGNLNLSLTADYAKPEVGRYSFQGFVGFINGSRQEVKSSKLEELKTFTGQIDWASLEDNYFMKAVVPGAGYESILTLQETSSKIMTATLKTAMNAIPPGQQATIPYALYFGPKELSILKSLGLGLEQAVNFGWFNILAMPLLYVLNFFYRYLHNYGVAIILLTALIRILFIYPNHKSYKSMQAMQKLQPKIAKLREKYKDDRETMNKELMGLYKTYKVNPASGCLPMLLQLPVFIALYNILGYAIEMRHAPFIPTLPFTEIVWLADLSVRDPLLITPVVMGVTMFIQQKMSPAPGDPTQAKLMLMMPVIFTVMFLNFSSGLVLYWLANNVLSIIQQHFTNKYLS
- a CDS encoding Jag N-terminal domain-containing protein, whose protein sequence is MNFLEFEGKTAQEAIDHACGHFQVPQDKLEIEIISLGSAGIFGLIGGRKVKIRAALKTEEEPSLLPQAQEILDQLLQKMNEHCTINGIQENDQIKLYIECEDPGLLIGKQGQTLEAIQYLVTKILAKQTKKKPKVVIDIESYRERHRQALVDMALKYGDKVKRIGKPLTLSPMNAHDRRIIHLTLQPDKELKTKSRGEGLYKKIIIYPAKKKGEQEAVVEAT
- the mnmE gene encoding tRNA uridine-5-carboxymethylaminomethyl(34) synthesis GTPase MnmE; protein product: MSSTHDTIVAISTPLGEAGIGIVRLSGPQAHTIAQKLFRPYQVKTASFNSHHLVLGQIIDPTQGEAVDEVLLSLMRAPHSYTREDVIEINCHSGYGVLSRILQLTLEQGARLAAPGEFTQRAFLSGRIDLTQAEAVLEVIQARTAASLRLAARHLSGSLGGKIRELRDRLTEVLARVEAAIDFSEDTPELSPSAVLAELEQLATQLQTLQASYAQGRLYREGLDVVIVGRPNVGKSSLLNRLVQEERVIVTEIPGTTRDVIEETLSIHGLPVRLSDTAGLRQARDRVEELGIQRTQERLARADLIIYLIDVSQPLDPEDEGQLAALAGRSLLLVLNKCDLVPALTVAELRNRWTFPIYTISALTGQGLAALTEAIFQTAMGNGLNLNGEIVTQARHRQILADCLRFLDQGQTILETGQPLELLALDLQEAVRKLAEILGEEIGEEVLDRIFAQFCLGK